CTTGAAAGGCAGTATAAAACAAAAGTGTATGATGACAAAAACATGTGGTGTTATATGCATGAAAGGCAGTGAAAACAGTTCATCTGGGAGAACCCCAGTTCCTATctaatggttctccaccctcctccaCTGGCTGAATGTGAAGGGGAGTgcaacatatgtatgtatataaatatatatgtagcaAAAAACAATGTATAGTCATATGTGTGGATATGGAAACACATAGACAGTGGAGCATCTCTATGTAAATGCATACACACAGATGCATATATAcctgcatacatatacatatattaatataaatgGATAAACGGACACATATATGCAGTCCAAAGTAGTATATACTTACATATGTGTATATGCACACATTTATGTAAAGAAAAGCataccaacacacacacacacatatatatgtatgtatgtggacACATGCATATATACCGAGATGAACATCCATATATAAATGTGTGTTTGTGTATATGCAAACATATTAATGTAAACATATAAAGATTAATTTGAAGTAGTTAGCAGGGTCATGGGTTGGACTTTaattatgttatgcaaatgtgGAATAGAGAGATACATATATGCAGTTCAAAGCAGTATATACTTACATAGGTGCACATGCAAACACTTATGTAGGGAAAGACatacatttatgtatatgtatatgcacatatgcaTATACACCCAGATGCACatccatatatatatgtgtgtttgtgttcatgcaaatacaaaaatgcaaacaAATAAAGATTAATTTGAAGTAGTCAATGTAGCCATGACTTGAACTTAAATTATGTTATGTAAATGTGAAACAGGTGATAACACAGCATACATAGAATTGCAATTTGAATAGAAAAGAAAATTCATAGACCTGCACATTGCGATTAAAAGTGTGGAGACGTGTTTATGTATACAAAATGCTGAAATATAAAGGTATCATATGTTTGCAGTGCTTTTATGAATAAAAGGAGACACAGCAATTGGCACCCTTCATTGGTAGAAAAACATATTAGTTAAATCATTGAGCAAGCCATCTCAAaatgcaaaacaacaaaacaataatATATGGTTATATGTAGCGGTTCAATGGTTGAAATGACTGAAAGAAACTGTGGCCGAACAAAACATTCTGAAATTGTTTCTAAATGCCAAAAAAATGAGATTTATATAGTGTACGCAGAGAAAGAGCAGTTCTATTTTTTTATCGCCGACACTATAGAATCATGTGGCTACACGCATTCAAGCAATTTCTGCAAGTAGGCAGGTGGACTCAGCTTTGAAATCAAGTCTTTGCACTTTGTTGATTGTGACTTTGATTCTGCGCTCAGAGTTGTATGTGTCAGTAGACACTAAAGCTGTAAAGGTATAGTGCTTGAACATAGCTTTTTTAAATATGATGCGAGGTGTTTTTTCTATTGTCAAGTCATATTGTAACATGTATAGTTCCTTTGTAGATAGAGAGAAGAGTTCTATGCCAACGTCGTCAAATGCATTAGCCCAAACAGTGCTTGTATGATCTTGCAGTTTCATCTATAGGAGGTATTTGTAGTTACATTTAGAGAATTGTGTTTGACACCTAGGGCAGGACCACAAATTCTCGGCTAATTTAGTACATTTTTTTTCACATTCTTTTCCATTGAATTGCAATGgacaagttgtatagtaaaagggCTCTTCTTTTATGAAGCGCAAGATAGTTGTAATAGTAGTCTCAATGGTTTCTGGCATAATGCTAAAACATTGTAGGATGGATGCAATTGACATTCTTTGATACTGGTTATTTTTGTAATGGATAGCTGAAGAGTGTGGATCAAGGCATTGTTGGACAATGCCTCTTAAACGAAGAGGCTCTGCTTCAGGAATAGAAGGGTTAATTTCAAAAGTTGTAGACGCTGAAACATTTATGAATTTTTCGTTGAAATAACCAACCCTTGCATTTTGAACAGCAAGGATGATGAATGTTCCAGATGTATGCATATTCTTCAAGTCGCTGCCTAGCTGTTCTGATGATGGGCCCCAAAGGTTAACATCTATTGTCAAAGTTGACATATCAATAATTTTTACTATTCTCTTGTTTACAGCAGAGCCATCCTTTCTATGAATCACAAAGATCTCTCCGACATTGACAATAGCACCAATAACATCAACCAAAGTATTGTTGGTAGTGGTGAGAAGTTCATCAATAGGGGTGAAGCGTTCCTTTTTTCTAGGCTCAACAGCATCAGGGGCAGAGCGCTTCAAAACTGAAGTTTCAGTCAAGACAATCTCAAGTTGGCTGTTAAGCTTATTGTACACCTTGTTTGCATCTTTTACTGTACCTTTGGACAAAACATATGAAGCTCCTTGCTCAACTCGATGATAGTGTAATTCTGCAATCTCATCAAAGGAAGTGATTCTAATTTCACAACCCTCTTCGTCTATAATATCGAAACCAAAAACCTGGCCATTGCGTTTTGGCATGTTATATTTATGCATCTTCCTCTTATTTGTTATGCGGACTTTTATGGTCCAATTGTTTTGGTAAGGGTTCAAGCGTTTAATAGGGTTGATATTTTCAGAGGGACCATTTTGCGGGGAAGGCAAATTTGCACCAAATTTAAGAGCACGtttagtgggggggggggggggtttctcgGCCCAACATTTGCTCTTCCTGTTCCTTAAAGAGGTATCGAGGTTTTCCAAACAAATGGAAATCCATTTTTTCACATCAAGGGTGAATATAATGATGGCCCTGTAAAAGCGAGAAGGAGGTATGCTCAATTGCAGGATATATGTTTCTAAATAGCATAGAAAGAGGTTCACATAAATGAGGGGGAACACATTATAGAAGCTACCTTGTGTTCCAAATGTATCGACAAGTATATTTCATCAACAAAAGAATAGAGCCTATTTTCAACATCTCTGCATGCAACAAGTCAGCATACTTGGCTGGCAAAATGGCTACCTGCATATACGTGCCATCTGACAAGATAAGTTTGTATCTGTCATTGTCATTTGGATCACCAACCATTTTTTCAAATGACAAAAGCTACAGAAATGGTGGAGGGATATCATCTCCAGCATTCATAGATCAGATTGCATATGGGGTAAGCTCAAGGTGATTGGCAAGTCCCTACAAGGAGAGGAGAACAAGGTTATTTTTTAAGAGGATGGAAGTTTGATAGCAGCAATGTAGACACAATAAAAGAAAAGTATGCTTGgcaagatatatatttatatatctagtTTGGTGACATACTATACATCTATTCATGCAACAAGTTAACAAAATGCCACTCGTATTACAAGGTAGTGGAACAGTTTTAATTAAAAGGATGTGTCATTCTATATTTCTATAAGACAATGTGTctgagtttttctttttttttcttttggtcaatGGATGGATAGAATATATGCACAGACTATGAAACATGTGAACGATGACAACTAAGTGGATGCAACGAGACATGTATACAAGTGATGTTTTTTTGTGTAGTTGAAATACCCAAAAGAATGCTCATATCTTTAAATGTGTGACAACATagaatcatttatcttaccaaagtaTCTGGGGGAGGCTGTTGTGATGGACCAGGAGAGCAAGTAGAAGATGACATACTGCTTAATGCTCTTCACAATTGGAGGAAGTGATCTTTTGTGAGAGTAGAGAATGCCTATAGGAAAATAAGCAACACAAAGAAAGGTTGAACAACATATTCAAATAAAACGTTGAAAGGAAagtgcaacattaaaaataaacattcataaatattgagattaatatatatatgcaaattataCATGCACACTTTGACCACCCAACAAATCCCAACAAATCCAATGATTTGTTCCCTATTTTTCCAaggcaaaaaaatacaaaataataggCAGTTGGGAAAAGAGGTAAGAAATAAAAAATCATGAAGCAAGATGGTTTTTCAATGTTAAAGTTTGGGAAAGATGAACAAAGCAAAAAGGACAACAAAAGTGCAAGCAGGGCAAATTGTATCAATGTTCAAGACACAACCCATCAATATTTAGGGCAACTTAAGGAGAATGTCAAATTTACTTTTTGCTATGAATCCACATAGAAGGCACCACATACAATTCAATACAATTCAACAAATAGCATAATAAGATTCAACCAATCAAACAGATACTTCCAGGACAAATGGCTATCATTAAATAATAGATTTGTGACACAACTTGTGATTGCATCTCTATGCTTTGGAAGATTCTAGCTATCTAGGTATAGTGAAGAATTTCAACAACTTTAAGTGTCAATTGCCCCTCCACTCCTGGGCTAGCAGGTGGGGGAATATAAAGATTCCCATCCTATCCCATTTGATGGAAGAGATCATGAAGTATCTGGGAAAGCCAATACCTTTATTTTTCTCCAGAACCCATCATGTGTAACTGTTAAACTGCAAACCCCTCTGCCATGATATTTGTTCCCTATTTTACGTAGCTGCCATCAACCTAAGCATCCAAAAAATGCTATGAAAGAAACCACAAAGCATACAAGATGAAGGGAAAATACCTGATTACGACCGGTTTCTATTGGGTGGACTGAAGAATGAGCAGGAGCACACAATACACAGCCAGCTTTTTTTGTGATTGAAGTTCTTAAAGGAGTCACCAAACACAACAATATAATTCTCTTGCCAGAAAACCTTCTTTGGGTCGAGCTGGTTAGATGAAGAAACCCAAAAAAATCTGTGGAGCTTCCTTCATAACCTCTTTTGATTGAGGTGAACCAAAGAAACAAATGAACAGCAAAGCTTAGTGTGAGAAACAAAAAAGAATGGGAAAACCTAGCGATCAATGCACATAAATGTCATTCAATGTCCTCACGCATCAAACAACTCCTCGCAGATTGCATATGACAAAGTATTTATTTCACTTGCCAAATTCCACATTTTAAAAAGCATATTTAAATCAGGGTTAATGTGCCAAATATGGTCACTGCAAAACCAATTTGACGTGCAACCAccttgcattatatatatatatatatatatatatatatgcaaagctATATATTTGCAAGTACAGACATAGAGATCCATAAGCATGTGTATGCAGaaacataaatatgtatgtatataaatgcaTGCACATATACATGGATATGTATGTATGGACATGGATATATAGGTGCACAAACACGTATGCATATACGGGTATAAGCACAAGCATATATAAACATGAATAGATGGCTATCATTAAATAATAGATTTGTGACAGAACTTGTAACTGCATCTGTATGGTTTGGAATATTTCAACTATCTAGTTATAATGAAGAATTTCAACAAGTTTAAGTCCATGAATCAAATTCTAAGAAGCAGTTGAGCTTGTCTCCAACTCTaaatatatataattcatttcaatGAAcaaatatatttatgtatatatatacaaagctATATGTTTGCATGCACAGACATAGAGATCCATAGGCATGTGCATGTAGaaacataaatatgtatgtatatatatacatggataTGTATTTATTGACATGGATATGTAGATGCACAAGCATGTATGTGCATACAAATACATGCATAAGCATATATAAACATAagaagatatatttatatatacgcatacataaatacatacacacaaatgtatttataaatacatacatatatatgactGTTTGCAGACCGTTTGTGCTATTTTCAGGCAAGGAGGATAATGCTAGGAGAGGCTCAAGCTTTGTGCCAAGCGAACTAATAAAATCTGAATATAAAACAGATCAtctattttaatttactattactTTAGTTTGCAAGTGCCATACCATTATCAAATGAATATTTTTCAAGATTCAACTAATCAAGCAGCTACTCCAAGGGAAAATGGCTATCATTAAATAATAGATTTGTGATGGAACTTGTAATAGCATCTCTATGCTTTGGAATATTCTAGCTATCTAGCTATAGCGAAGGATTTCAACAACTCTAAGTCTATCAATCAAATTGTATGACATAACTTGTGATTGCATCTCTATGCTTTGGAATATTCCAGCTATCTAGGTATAGTGAAGAATTTCAACAACTTTAAGTGTCAATTGCCCCTCCACTACCAAGCCAGGGGGTGGGGGAATATAAAGATTCCCATCCTATCCCATTGGATGGAAGAGATCATGAAGTATTCGAGAAGGCCAATACCTTTATTTTTCTCCAGAACCCATTATGTGCAACGGTTAAATTGCAAACCCCTCTGCTACAATATTTGTTCCCTATTTTACGTAGCTGCCATCAACCTAAGCATCCAAAAAATGCTATGAAAGAAACCACAAAGCATACAAGATGAAGGGAAAATACCTGATTACGACCGGATTCTATTGGGTGGACTGAAGAATGAGCAGGAGCACACAATACACAACCAGCTTTTTTTGTGATTGCAGTTCTTAAAGGAGTCACCAAACACAACAATATAATTCTCTTGCCAGAAAACCTTCTCTAGGTCGAGCTGGTTAGATGAAGAAACCCAACAAAATCTGTCGAGCTTCCTTCATAACCTCTTCTGATTGAGGAAAACCAAAGAAACAAATGAACAACAGAGCTTAGTGCAAGAAACAAAAAAGAGCGGCAAAACCTAGTGATCAATGTGCATAAATGCCATCCAATGTCCTCACGCGTCAAACAACTCATCGTAGATTGCATATGATAAAGTATTTATTTCACTTCCCAAATTCCACATTTTAAAAAGCATATTTAAATCAGGGTTAATGTGCCAAATATGGCCACTGCAAAACCAATTTGATGTGCAACCaccttgaattatatatatatatatatatatgcaaagctATATATTTGCATGTACAGACATAGAGATCCATAAGCATGTGTATGCAGaaacataaatatgtatgtatataaatgcaTGCACATATACATGGATATGTATGTATGGACATGGATATATAGGTGCACAAACACGTATGCATATATGGGTATAAGCACAAGCATATATAAACATGAATAGATGGCTATCATTAAATAATAGATTTGTGACAGAACTTGTAACTGCATCTGTATGGTTTGGAATATTTCAGCTATCTAGTTATAGTGAATAATTTCAACAACTTTAAGTCCATGAATCAAATTCTAAGAAGCAGTTGAGCTTGTCTCCAACTCTAAATATATACAATCCATTTCAATGAAcaaatatatttatgtatatatatacagagCTATATGTTTGCATGCACAAACATAGAGATCCATAGGCCTGTGCATGTAGaaacataaatatgtatgtatatatatacatggataTGTATTTATTGACATGGATATGTAGATGCACAAGCACGTATGTGCATACGGATACATGCATAAGCATATATAAACATAagaagatatatttatatatacacatacataaatacatacacacaaatgtatttatatatacaaacatatatatgacTGTTTGCAGACCGTTTGTGCTATTTTCAGGCAAGTAGGATAATGCTAGGAGAGGCTCAAGCTTTGTGCCAAGTGAACTAATAAAATCTGAATATAAAAAAGATCAtctattttaatttactattactTTAGTTTGCAAGTGCCATAccattattgaatgaatatttttCAAGATTCAACTAATCAAGAAGCTACTCCAAGGGAAAATGGCTATCATTATATAATAGATTTGTGACGGAACTTGTAATAGCATCTCTATGCTTTGGAATATTCCAGTTATCCAGCTATAGTGAAGGATTTCAACAACTCTAAGTCTATCAATCAAATTGTAAGAAGTAGCTAAGCTTGTCTCCAACTTTAAATATATAATCCATTTTAATTAACaaacatatttatatataaatacaaaGCTATATATTTGCATGCACAGACATAGAGATCCATATGCATGTGCATGTAGAAACATAAATATGTACATGCTCATATACATGGATATGTATGTATGGACATGGATATATAGATGTACAAGCATGTATGTATATACGGATATACACATAAGTATATATAAACATAAGTAGATATatttgtatacacacacacacacagatatatatatatatatatatatatatatatatatatatatatatatatatatatatatatatatatatatatatatatatatatatatatatatatatatatatatatatatatatatatatatatatatatatatatacacgattGTCGACAGGCATATTGTGCTATTTTTTTGGACAAGGGGGGCTAATGGTAGGAGAGGCCACGAAAATGTATCTATATCCAAAAATGCATTTTCTTTCAATTATCATTCGGGTCTTTTTTCTGGTAGCAATTGGTGGGGGGAACCAGTCAATACCATAAATTCAATATTGATCATATTGGCAAGGtttaatttccatttaattttcctGATTCGAGGCAGTGACTGCAAGGTGCTTAGTTATTATATTTTGGGTTCATTTCCTCAATGATGAGAAAGGCCCCATGCATAATTCTATAATTTCTTAAACGCAGAGATGACAAAAGTATATCCTTCTTATACCATATTGACTGGAATGCAAAGGATAATTCATAATAATGGAAGCCACTTCCTCGCATGAATCTCTGCTACTCATCTAAATAGCTGATGCGCGCACAGGAAACAACCCACATGAGGATGGACAACTTCTCTTCTCATAACTAGTGTTGAAATGGTAGAGAGATTATCCTACAATGATATTTATAATAGCATGGATCTTCCCTTTCTTGGAGCCTAACTTGCAAATTCCTATCTGGGGTGGCACCAAACCATTATTTTGTCACCTCTGGTCTATCTGCCGGTCAGTTTTTATTAAACCCAAAATCCTCTTTTAAGTGGATTCTACTTAAAAATCTTATAGGGAGATTATGATAATTGTTATTATGATGGATGGATGGTCTCCTGCTCTTCATTCTCCTCCTTTGATTCATCATCACAAGTTTTTTCCTTTCCCTTGGTTTGTTCGGTCTCTTTGAGTTTCCTTcaagcaactcctctaccatcttATTGAAGGCCTCTGGGTTCATTTCCTTAGAAGGCATTGTATCAGGCTCTCCTCCAAATTTTGAGTCTGacatacactattccacccttggtatagctctgataccactatgatgcagagggtttggtgtTGATGAGCAatttccttggcttcttctatgggttagcacttggcaccatccaatggtccaataCCTCCAACCTTCCAAATGTTCTTAAGCTTgtccttgatccttcccaaggatcaatcCACTCAAGATAGCTTGGTTACACAAGGAGACTCCTACTCCTATGTACTCAACCCCTAAAccaagacacctcacaaccccaaACCGTTTGCCAATAGGACCTTTTGATCAAATGGTGGAATATTTCATGTGTGGGTGTTTGAACATGTTTGACATGGTATTTTCATTATCTTAGACCTCTTTGGTCTATTCTTACAAGCCCTTTGTGCCTTTTCTTCTTagtgacctaggaaatagggctacatgCAATTAAGCCTATGTTTGGGCTTTTCCTCTTTATCTACCAATTTCTCTGAACAAcccattgaaattttttatattTAGGTACCCTTTtggaccctctaaaggatttaaaacTTTTACATCTAGGTTTTGAGTGCAAGTGTTCAAACACTACCGTGCCTATTTTAGCCTAATTAGCTGGTATAGGGGTTTTAGGTCTCAAAACCTTCACCAGTCAAGTAGGAATGAAGTTAGGGATTTTGGAGAGGGTCTGCACATGTCTAAGGGTCCCCTCCATACAATTTTTTACCATCATTTTGTCCATTGCTCCAAGGATTGAATCAATCCTTCACTGCACAGACTTGCCACATGGGTAatgtcaagtctagggcatcactccAAAAGTGCAATGTGAGATATTCTACTTCCAAAACCAAACAAATCATCTAGTATAAATGGAAATCCAACATTCCTCGGGGTTTTAGACAATTCCCATTGAGGAATGTTGAAGGGTGGCTCCTTTTGCATCCAAACCCCGATTTTTGGGGTTTCTACCAGGCAACGAGAAAGAAAATTCAATTACTCCTCAACCATAGAACTTCAAGAGCTCAAACCTGCATCAAATGAAAGGTGATTCACTATTATAACTTATTCAAGACATTATACCTTCTATATGTTCGAACAAATATGTACCAAAGCTAAGAACACAAGGAAATTGAGTAAAAATGATGGTTTTGGAATTGTAAgaagcataaatttcattcaaagtctcAATCTAATCTTTGGGAATCCTTCCTAAGGCTTAAATAAGGCCAAGGAATCCTTCCAACCACCTCCCAATGTACAAGTGCAACCAACTATCCGTTGGGCAACCGCAACTGAAATTTTTGCAAAATTGCTTATGACAATATAGCAACTTTTGGAAAATTACTACATCACacacttgccttcacaccaaaggttaaAAGTGAACACAAAACACCTCTAGGAACCCTAGACACCAAAATCATAAATAAAATTCAAAGACAAATAAAATGCCCATACAAGGCTTTTGACCAAGTACACAccttggagccttagggcttattacatagcattggtagcattggacctaccacatccatttaggacctacacaagaaaccttcaaggaaaaacattaTGTTTCATTCAAACACATGTTGGAGAGATGCTAGCACACCTTTGAGTGCCCCTGCACCACCATAACTTGTGAATTGTGTGTCtgattgacaaactgtttgaagtGCTAGAAAACTATGCCATTTATGCCCAATTTTGAGGGTGTTTCAGAAGttttaaattcctcaaaattaattttaaccctTTCATCACTCCCCTCCAAAATGAATactttaatatattcaaaactatctatgatcttgtGACAAAACTTTATGggtatgcttatctagccaacccaAAGCTTTGGAGAGATTTTCATActattttgtgctcaaataaaaaattactataaatagtaacctcatgtaaatgcaaggctgagacaccattttcccaatagtcagcctattatcaaaattaaagctatggtttcatatataaagccttttgtttccctcatttgaggatccaAATTTAGCAATTGAAGGAGATCCTTGTAACATGAAAGTATTGGTTTTATGTGAAGTATAGAATCAACAAGCTCATGATTTAACAAGTTTTCATCAACACTTTTAACATGCATATAAGagttaggagatattgaagaataataaggagatcactgaCTATTCATTagcttgtacctcttccttaggatttggtatggtttcattttattttcatatctctatttgagTTTTAGATCTACACAACATTAACTTTTAGATTTAAATTATTGTTTAGATctatattgcatttgtgatttgaagaattTACATTACATTAATTTTAAGTtttttactcaaaacatagggtagaactctagtttttaTCTAGCttataggaatcttacaaacacatgagattctagggcacacacatttttagtacaatattagatatttgtggaggtggaaatcaccaaaacaaggggtttgactaaggcaaaaccctatatagtgaCAAACACACTAGTTTCCATCTTGCAGGTGCGGTCACAGGTTTCTATTATTTGATAAATTTCAAGAGATCTCAATGAATACGCACACACCCATTGTTAGAAATTGGACCTATTTTTTCAGGGACTAAGATGTCCCACACCCTATTCCTCTAGGACCAGGGCACTTTGTGCCCTTTTCCTCCTTATTTGGCTCTAGGTTTAATAGGCTTACCTCATATAAACTCAAAAAAGGTTCCCTATTTTGTGGTTTAGTTCAATCTCTTAGACTAGagcacccaacaccctagtcctctCAATTCAAACTTAATTTTTGATTACAGGTGCAAATTAAAATTTCATTGTCGGATTTGTACTTTCTATCTCACTTTAGTTAGTAcattattttgttattattgttattgtagT
The nucleotide sequence above comes from Cryptomeria japonica chromosome 11, Sugi_1.0, whole genome shotgun sequence. Encoded proteins:
- the LOC131065354 gene encoding replication protein A 70 kDa DNA-binding subunit A-like; this translates as MPKRNGQVFGFDIIDEEGCEIRITSFDEIAELHYHRVEQGASYVLSKGTVKDANKVYNKLNSQLEIVLTETSVLKRSAPDAVEPRKKERFTPIDELLTTTNNTLVDVIGAIVNVGEIFVIHRKDGSAVNKRIVKIIDMSTLTIDVNLWGPSSEQLGSDLKNMHTSGTFIILAVQNARVGYFNEKFINVSASTTFEINPSIPEAEPLRLRGIVQQCLDPHSSAIHYKNNQYQRMSIASILQCFSIMPETIETTITTILRFIKEEPFYYTTCPLQFNGKECEKKSLVSTDTYNSERRIKVTINKVQRLDFKAESTCLLAEIA